AGTCGCTCTTGCTTGCTATGATTGGTGGCGGAAAGGCAGGCAATGTCATTTCACCAAATCCAAACACCATTGCCGTTTCGGAGGCATTTAAAGTTGACCTCACCTCGCTGATGGTGAGAAATATCATTCCTGCCCTCTGTGCCTTGGTGGTGACGATTCTTTTGGCTTCCATTTTAGCAAAACAGAGTGGAGTGTTGGTTTCAGATAGCGATCTTGAAAAAAGTGATGATGAGACCTTACCTAGCTTTTTGGCAGCCATTGCAGGACCGGTTGTCGTTATTATCTTATTGGCACTTCGTGTGATTATTAAGGTGGCTGTAGACCCAATGATTGCTCTACCTGTGGGAGGAGTGGTGTGTACTTTGGTTACTGGAAAGATTACAAAGTTTGGTCAATTTGCAGAATTTGGACTGGGTAAGGTTACAGGGGTATCCATTCTATTGCTTGGCACAGGTACAATTGCAGGAATTATTAAAGCCTCTGCACTTCAAATAGATGTGGTCAATCTATTAAATTTCTTGCATATGCCAGCATTTTTGCTTGCACCGATTGCAGGAATTTTGATGGCGGGAGCAACGGCCTCTACAACAGCGGGAGCAACGGTTGCCTCGCAGACATTTTCAGGGGTAATTTTGTCCCAAGGAATACCAGCAATTGCTGCAGGTGCAATGATTCATGCAGGTGCAACAGTGATTGACTCTCTTCCACATGGCTCCTTCTTCCACGCAACAGGTGGTGCTGTAAATATGGACATTTCCAACCGAATGAAGTTGATTGTCTATGAGGCCATTGTTGGATTGACAACAACTGTTGTTGCCGTATTAATGTATGTAATTATTCATTAGAATTGACAAAAAAATAGTAAATAAAGACTGACTTTTGAAAAAATCTCTCCTTATTGGCTAATGGGAGAGATTTTTTTGTGGATTTATGGGCTTTACGAAAGTCAATAAATAGGTTAAAATACAAGCGTCAAAACTTTAACTGAAAACCTAGATTTTAGAGAAAGAGGCTATTATGAGCAAAAAGACAGTTGTTTTATGCATTATGGATGGACTTGGATTGAGAGATGGACATGACCATAATGCAGTTTTTGAAGCAAATACACCAAATCTTTGTGCATTGACAAAGGAGTATCCATTTGTCAAGGGACAGGCAAGTGGACATTATGTTGGACTTCCAGATGGACAGATGGGAAACTCTGAAGTTGGACATATGAATATGGGTGCTGGTCGCATTATTTATCAGGAGCTCACAAGAATTACAAAGGCCATTGAGGATGGAGACTTCTTTGAGAACAAGGCATTGATGGAAGCAGTAAACAATGTTAAGAAGAATAACAGTGCATTACATTTGATGGGATTGGTTTCCAGCGGTGGTGTACATAGCTTTAATGGTCATATCTATGGCTTATTGGAGCTTGCAAAGAGAAATGGCTTGGAGAAGGTCTATGTTCATGCCTTCCTCGACGGAAGAGATACACCTCCAACTTCAGGTGTGGAGTTTATTAAGGAACTTGAAGAGAAAATGGCAGAGCTTGGCGTTGGAAAGGTTGCCAGTGTGGCAGGTCGTTTCTACGCAATGGACAGAGATAATCGTTGGGATCGAGTTTCTGCGGCATAC
This region of Lachnospiraceae bacterium oral taxon 096 genomic DNA includes:
- a CDS encoding GntP family permease, encoding MDYSFTTIGALVGMAIAIILIIKKFHPAYSLIVGALIGGLIGSGGNMSLTITTMTDGAKSMMTSVLRIMTSGMLAGALIKTGSAKKIAQSIVHALGKQRALIAVAIATMIICAVGVFIDISVITVAPIAMAIGKEAGYNKKSLLLAMIGGGKAGNVISPNPNTIAVSEAFKVDLTSLMVRNIIPALCALVVTILLASILAKQSGVLVSDSDLEKSDDETLPSFLAAIAGPVVVIILLALRVIIKVAVDPMIALPVGGVVCTLVTGKITKFGQFAEFGLGKVTGVSILLLGTGTIAGIIKASALQIDVVNLLNFLHMPAFLLAPIAGILMAGATASTTAGATVASQTFSGVILSQGIPAIAAGAMIHAGATVIDSLPHGSFFHATGGAVNMDISNRMKLIVYEAIVGLTTTVVAVLMYVIIH